The Chaetodon trifascialis isolate fChaTrf1 chromosome 11, fChaTrf1.hap1, whole genome shotgun sequence nucleotide sequence aggcgaGAGAGATCCATCGAGCTCCCACACCAGAGCCCGAACACAGAAGATCTGCCGTGAACGGCGAGGCTAACGCCGCTTCGAAACCTTCCACCAAGCCGCAGAAAGGCATCATGGGAATGTTTGCAAATAAGGCTGCTCCTAAGAACCAGGACAGCAGCAAAGACATTAAGTCGGAGCAGGCGGATGCACCTGTGGTACGGCTTTGTATTCTTTGGCCTGATTAACTGCTAGAATAAACGATCGCTGTAGTTTTTATACgtctgtgtttggtgttttaGGTCGATGCCCCCAAAAGCAAACCAGCCACAAAAGCCAATCCCATGACCAACTTCTTCGGGACTCAAACTCAAAGTGAGTGTTTCTTCACCTTTTCTGATCCTGTTCCTGCTGCATGACAGCAGTATCTCTTTCTGTTTGGGTGTTTTTCATTGAGGGCTTGAAGCTGCTTAACCAACTTCCTTCTTGAGGCAGAGAGTTTGTCCTCGTCCACCTTACGTCAACCCCACTGTCATTTTCTGGCATCAATCCTTGTCGTTCAAAGAGCTCTTTACCTTCAGACAGACCCTGAGATGAACACCGTGCAGGCAGCGAATGCATGAAACTGTCAGCAGTTTTCTGCACCCAGAACTTTACCAACAGAAATGTGACTCAGTCagtttattatttgttttacaaACGAAGCTGGAAAAACGTTTTCAAAGCTCGACGTCTTTTTCAGTCCAAATAAGACCTGTTGGACTGGCTTTCAGTGTAATGTCAAAATGGACAGAAATTTAAATTAGTCCACCTACACGGCAGCCGACGACTCGAGGGAGTTTCTTcaaaatttggcacaaacgttCACTTGGACTCGAGGATGATGAAGGATGACTAGATTTTGTGGTCAAAGGTCGCCgtgaacacacagaacacattttTGAACTCCACAACTCATGGGGTAGTTacaacacagctgcacacaaaaAGTCTCTgcaggataaaatgatgaactgatgacattttgtatcccaaaggtcaaaggtcagcttcactgtggcaTCATATGCTCTGCAGAAGCACTTCTGTGGCCATTATTCAGCACCATGTCAAAGTCTTCACCACATATGTTaaatgagtctggacagacgtgGATGTAAATAACTCGGCTGCTCGGTGGAGGCGCGCAGCAGCGAGGCGTTAATTCTGGTCCGCGTTTCTTTAGAGAAACCAGTCAAGactgtgaaggaggaggaagcagctccCTCATCATCCTCCCCAGAGCAACGTCAGAGTCCACAACctgaagagagacaagaggctgcagcagcgaagCCGCCGAAAGACGCTAAGAAAGACtccaggaggtgtgtgtgtgtgtgtgtgtgtgtgtgtgtgtgtgtgtgtgtgtgtgtgtgtgtgtgtgtgtgtgtgtgtgtgtgtgtgtgtgtgtgtgtgtgtgtgtgtgtgtgtgtgtgtgtgtgtgtgtgtgtgtgtgtctgtctgtgtctgtgtctgtgtctgtgtctgtgtgtctgtgtctgtgtctgtgtccatgtAACCCTTCAGTGGAAAAAGCATCAACTTTGAATGTGGATTATTTCAAACTGATATTATTGATTTGTTATTATTTCCTGGATTTTGTATTTGTTGCCTAGAAAAGTCTTGAATTTATTGACCTGTAAAAATCACTGAGGGATGATGGACAATTAAGGCTGTAAACATATTTAAGTACAAGTGCTTCTCCTGTTGAAGCAAAACCAAGCGAACAGTCGACTCTGACagcgaggaggagaaaatggggAAGAAGAAGCGACGAAGGATTAAGAAGCCTGAGCCCGACAGCAGCGATGAAGACGGTGAGCGGCTTccttttgaaagtgaaaaaacagGCCTGAGGACACGTGAACAGCCGTGTTGGTTGATTACAGGAAGAAGACTAACATTTGTTCACCTCTTCAGTCATTCCAGATTCTCCAGAGCAGATGGAAACGAGAGAACCATCACCTTCACCTCCGAGGAAGGAGGCCGAGTCCGTTTCACAGTCACATGTAAGTCATCAAGCCTGGTGATTGGATATTAAAAGGTATTTAATGTTCAGCTGGAAGGTTCTTTATGTGTTTAACATGtgtttctttatgtgtttttatcgCACAGCGGGGGAACTCTGAAAtgaagacgaggaagaggagacaagTCCTGAAGTCTCGCACTTTTGTCGATGATGAAGGATGCATCGGTATGAAAAGACTGAGCAGACTGAAAACTTCTGTCTGGATTTATTAAACTTAAGCTACGTGTCGTTCATAAAGTTAATTCATGAAAACTTACATGAGAGAAAACTGTGTTTAGTACTGAGTCTCGTAGTTTGGTCGATATATTCTCAGAACAGTTGCTGCGTTTAAAAGCCTCTCATACTTTGGGTTTGTTGAAATGTGCGAGAGCTGCAACAGTTTTCAATATCAGTTAATTTGCCGAGACGAAAGCCCATCACGATTTCCCAAATCCTAAATTGATGGCttaaaattgcttgttttgttggaCCCACCGTCCAAAACCCAAAGGTATTTAATTTCATATTCTCGAGGACGAACAAGAGCCCAAATATTAACATCTGAGAAACTGGaaattgtacatttttattattcaaaaaCAGCTTCATTATTTAATTATTGAATGTTGAGTTAATTATCAGCTCTGATTCAGTTGCATTGTAATTTTTATATCTGTAATTTGCACTTACTGCTGTATAGAAATGGAATTCGACaatgctttttaaaataataGCAGCACAGCGGAGCCTAAAATCGCTGCGGTTTATCTTCTTTTTccacagtgacagagaaagtTTACGAGAGCGAATCGTACTCTGAAACAGAAGATGACGTTCAGGCCACCAAACAAGCTCCAAAAGACCCCTTCCCAGTAAAACCAGCAGCAAGtaacaaacaggaggagaagagaagtcAGAAGAAAGCTTCTGCAAATGCAAATAAAGGAGCTAAACAGGCGTCCATCATGGGATTTTTCCAAAAGAAATGATGGAGGAAGCACAAGCACTGCTGCAGACTCTCTGTCACGATCTTCTGTTAAAACCGGCTCTGAGCTGAACCACGAGACTTTCAGAAGGACTTCAGCTGCACGGACA carries:
- the pold3 gene encoding DNA polymerase delta subunit 3; translated protein: MDELYLDNIDEFVNDHNKIVTYKWLSLTLGVHVNTAKQMLFHYLDHKRKESSAQLHATYLVSGKFVDNGQTSHKVSVVKEDQLEDFKSKLSLIVSVHVYSVQKALLKDSGPLYSVDYDAVKDNLKNCSRYSAIRCAGAVPMSSLELQEAREIHRAPTPEPEHRRSAVNGEANAASKPSTKPQKGIMGMFANKAAPKNQDSSKDIKSEQADAPVVDAPKSKPATKANPMTNFFGTQTQKKPVKTVKEEEAAPSSSSPEQRQSPQPEERQEAAAAKPPKDAKKDSRSKTKRTVDSDSEEEKMGKKKRRRIKKPEPDSSDEDVIPDSPEQMETREPSPSPPRKEAESVSQSHRGNSEMKTRKRRQVLKSRTFVDDEGCIVTEKVYESESYSETEDDVQATKQAPKDPFPVKPAASNKQEEKRSQKKASANANKGAKQASIMGFFQKK